The sequence GTCAACTTGTTTTAGAAAAGCAATGTGTTTATTTTTTGCTTCCAACTGCATTAATTCAAAAACTTCGCTCACCACTTTTTCAACAGTAAATATTTCTGATTGCAGATGAATTTTTCCTGCCTCAATTTTTGATACATCTAATATGTCGTTTACAATGTGTAATAAATGTTCAGATGCAGTTTGGATTGAGTGAATATATTCATGCTGTTGTTGACTTTTTGTTGAGTTCAACATTTCTGTAAATCCTAAAATTGCATTTAATGGAGTTCGAATTTCATGACTCATATTTGCTAAGAATTGCTCCTTTGTTTTTGCAGAAAATTCCGCTTGTTGTTTTGCAAATAATAATTGATTTTTAAATCTAATATTGACATTTATATCATTGAATATCACAAGCAACAAAACAATACCAAGTATAAAGAAAATAAACGTGAGACCGAAGATTAATTTTGAAGATTGATTTGCAGTATTTTGAGCAGTGAGTTTTTCTAAACTTAAAGTTTTTAGATAATCTTTTTGGATATTTTCCAGAAGCCCTGCTATCTTACTCATAATTATCCGATCGCTTGCCATAATCTCTAATTCCTGCTTGGTGAGTTGAGCATTATAATTTTTCTCTTCTTTATTGATATCAGATAAAATCTTATATACCATTTCAGGATCTATAGAAATGTTTGGATCAAGAATGTAATTGCTTTGTTTTATATCTTTCTCAATTGTGTCTTGTTGTAATACGATTGAGGGGGGCAATGGAGTGCGGTTTTTATCCTTGTTTGAAAATAAATTTTTTAATTTCTTTTTCTCTGATTCATATGTATTTATTTCTTCGGCGCTAGAACTTGATTTTAATCCGGGGTCTTCCTCTTTTAATTCTGGAGTTTCGAAAGCTATTGCAGTGTCTTGCATTGTACTTGCAATATTTTTCATAGTCTTATCTGCGATGGATTGATACCCCGGTAAATTTTTTAATTCCACCAATGCATACATCAAATCTGCTTTTGTTTGAAGCATGTTTTTTAGTTCATCCACTGATTCACTAATATTATTTTCACCGGAATTGAAAATGCTAACTATTGAATCTAAATTATGATTTACAAGATCCATGTGAAATAAATAATTGTTTAATGCGAGTTCTGATTCGGTCATACTATAGTTACGCATATTATTATCACTTTCAGAAAGATTTCGAATAATACTGTTAAACAATAATGCGGATTGATTTGGAGTAGCTAATGCATTCACTGAATTTTCCAAAGCATTAAAACTTTTATATGCAAAATAAAATGCTACACCAATAGATGCTATACTTAAAAAGAATGCTACTAATAGCTTAACTTTTATATTTTTCATTCATTTTTTTTAATGGTGTGGATCTCATCTATTTACAAAACTTTTACAAAAATTTATTTATTCCACTTATAAGATATTGTATGCATTTTTGCCTACCGTAATTTAGCGACTTATAAAATTAATGTTTAAGTACTCATCTATCCTAACTAAAGTTTTTTTTACCGGCATATTGTGTTTGGTATTTACTAATTCCGCTTGGGCGCATGTTAAATGGTTTACCGATGGCAGCTATGCTGACAGGCCACTAACGATTGGTGAAATTACTACTCCGGTTTTTTGGGGGATTTTAGGTTTATGTTTAGTTGTTATATCCGGTGGAGTGTTATTGGATTATTTTTTAACACGAGTTCCTAATTACATTCAGGTAAATAATTGGTTAGAAAGACGAAAGTCGTATAGCCCTTTAGTTATGCGGGTTGCTGTTGCTATGTTGTTTATTCTTTCATGGCAATCTAATGCAATGCTTGCACCAACATTATTAGTACCCACCAACTTTATATGGGTAGCCTGGTTGCAATTTATACTTGCCTTCCTATTATTATTTGAACGTACTGTACCAATTGCCGGACTTGGGTGTATGTTAATCTATGTTGTAGGTAATGTAATTTATCATCCATTCCACATGTTAGATTATTCTTTGTTTTTGGGAGTGGGCGCATACTTACTTACTTGTTATCATCCCAAAGAAAAAATCAGATCTATCGGCCTCACCGTTTTATACATAACTGTTGGCTTTGCTCTATGTTGGGTAGCATTGGAGAAATTTATTTATAAAGATTGGTCTTTGTATTTATTGAAGGAGCACCCCCAACTTGCAATGGGTTTAAATTATGATTTTTTCATAACCTCCGCCGCATTTGTTGAATTTGGTTTGGGGTATTTACTATTAGTGAATTTATTACAAAGACCACTTGCAGTAATAATTACAATTGTATTTTTTCTAACAACTACTGTTTTTGGAAAAATTGAAGTGATAGGACATACTGTTATTCACGCATCTCTAATTGTTTTCTTATTAGAGGGACCAACACCTTTTTATCATCGCCTAACGGGGATGCTAAAATCTATTGGGAAACGTATCATGGTTAATGCAATATTCTTTCTTATCTTTTTCTTTATACTGCTTTTTGCGTATTATCAAATGGCCGATAATAAATATCATAACAAACAAGATTTCTTATCGAATAAGCCGGATCATATGCATGAGCAAATTGATTTGGCAGGAAATCCTATTCAGGAATTACCAAGCATTTCAATGGAGATTGCCAAAGATCCAATGGGTGGATATAATCTTCATTTTATAGTACACAATTTTAAGTTTACACCTGAAAACGTAAACAATGGAACTAAGTACAATGAAGGGCATGCTCACTTACATATAAATGGAGAAAAAGTAGGTCGTGTTTATGGCGAGTGGTATTATCTGGGAGCATTGCCGCCGGGAACGTATGAAATTACTGTTACCTTGAATAGCAATAATCATGAAGATTTCGTAATTCGGGGTTATCCGATAGAAGACTCCAAAACCATTGTAGTTCAGAACATGTAGGTCGTTCAATTCTGCTTTTTGTTTTACTACATTTGTGCCCATTAGATTATGGATGTAGAAATTTTTATACCTTGTTTTATAGATCAATTATTTCCTGAAACAGGTTTTAATATGGTGAAGGTTTTAGAGAAAGCCGGATGCACAGTGCATTATAATCCTGAACAAACTTGTTGCGGTCAACCAGCATTTAATGCAGGGCAGTGGAAAGAAATGGATGAAGTCGGTAAGAAATTTATAAAGGACTTCTCCACAAATGATAGAGTAGTTGTGGCTCCTTCAGGTTCCTGTGTTGGGTTTGTGCGCAATTTCTACGGCGAACTTTATGATAATGGTCCATTTCATAATTATTATAAACAACTTCGGAAAAACCTTTATGAATTCAGTGAGTTCATGGTTGATATTTTAAAAGTGGAAGATATCGGTGGAAAATTTAATGCAAAGGTTACCTATCATGATGCTTGTGCTGCATTGCGTGAATGCAAAATAAAATCTGCTCCTCGAAAATTGGTAAATAATATTCAGGGTATAGAATTAATAGAAATGGATTTGGTGGAAACCTGTTGTGGATTTGGGGGAACATTCGCAGTAAAATATGAACCTATCAGTACCAGTATGGCCGATCTCAAAATTGAAAAAGCATTAGCTACAGGTGCTGATTATATTGTATCAACAGATTACTCTTGTTTAATGCATTTGAAAGCATATGCAGATAAACAAAAACTTCCAATTCAGGTAATGCATCTCGCAGATCTGATGGCAAAAAGTCTGTCTTAATTATGGCAACTTTTTCTGAAATAGAAAAACAAATACTTGACTATAAAGAGCGTGGTCTATCTATGTTTACCACCTCTTCTTTTCAAACACATAGTACGGTGTTACTTCATATACTGAGTCGAATTGATAAATCAATACCTATTTATTTTTTAAATACTGGATTCCATTTTCCTGAAACAATTTCATACAAAAATGATATTGCTGAATTGTTTGGATTGCAGGTAACAGATTTATTTTCCAATACACCAAAATCAATGCAAATGAATTTGGAAGGTCGCTTTTTATTTACTTCAGATCCTGACTATTGTTGTTATCTGAATAAAATACAACCTATGGAACCCTTATTGGAAAATAAGAACATCTGGATCAATGGAGTGCGTGCAGATCAAAATTCCAATAGAGCATCTTTTTCTATTGAAGAAAAAACAAATAAAAAAGCAATGAGATATCACCCGATGCTGGATTGGACAAATAAAATGATTTTCGATTATATCCGTGAATATAATATACCGCATCATTCTTTAGATGAAAAAGGATATACAAGCATAGGCTGCGAACCGTGCACACGAAAATTTGATATTAATCTTATTAAAGATGAACGCACCGCCCGCTGGTTTGGAATGAATAAAACAGAGTGTGGTCTTCATACAGAATTAATTAAAGAAAAATGAATGTACTGGTAACGGGTGGTGCCGGATATATTGGCACAACGCTTATTCAAAAACTGTGTGCATCTGAACTGGTGAGTACTATTATTATTTACGACAACCTCAGCAGAAATAATGAAACTGTTTTGTTTGGATCACTTGATCATCCGGAAAAAATAAGATTGATTCGTGCTGATATTCTTGACTCCAGAAAATTACGTCAAAGTTTGAAAAATATTGAAGTGGTTTTTCATCTTGCAGCAAAAGTGCTTACACCTTTTGCAAATCAGGATCCGCATTTTTTTGAACAAATAAATCATTGGGGAACGGCAGAACTGGTATATGCAATAGAAGAATCAAATGTGCAAAAATGTATTTATGTAAGCAGCACATCTGTTTATGGTCGTACTGATGCAATTGTTACTGAACAATCGCCCACTCATCCTAAAACTTATTATGGTATTTCCAAAAAAGAGGTGAAGAACATATAGAGCGTTTGTTCAAAAAAATGAATACAATAATTATCAGATGCGGTAATGTGTACGGTATTAATAATGGAATTCGATTCGATGCTGTAATAAATAATTTTATGCTTCAGGCAAATTTTGAAAATCGTATTTCAATTCATGGAAGTGGTTTACAAGAGCGCTCTTTTATTCATGTAAATGATATTGGTGAAACACTTACTCAATTAGTTAAAACAAAAGTGCCTTCGGGAATTTATAATCGGGTAACAAAAACATTATCCGTAAATGAAATAGCCGATGAGATAGAACTATTATATCCCGGTCTCGAACGCATTTTTATTAATCAACACATGGAAATGGGCAGCCTTGTTGTTAGTAGCGATTCCGCTTTAAATAGATTTATACCTACAGAAAGCCGCAGTCTTGCAGAAGAATTAAAAGAATTTAAATCACATTTCGCTTTTGGAGGTTCTGTACATTAGTTTTAGAACGTATGGAAAAGGCAATCGATATTCTGAAAAAATATTGGGGTTATAATGAGTTTCGTCCTCAGCAGCAGGAAATTATTGAAACTGTTGCAGCCGGAAAAGATTCCTTAGCATTATTGCCAACAGGTGGTGGAAAATCTATTTGCTATCAAATTCCTGCGTTAATGCATCCCGGAATATGCATCGTTATTTCACCACTTATTGCTTTAATGAAAGATCAGGTGGAACAATTAAATGCATTGAAAATTCCGGCGGTTGCAGTGTATTCAGGCCTTACAAAAAAACAGGTGGATATCGAATTGGATAATGCTGCTTATGGTAAATATAAATTGCTATATATCTCCCCCGAACGTTTAATCTCTCCATTGTTCAAAGAGCGACTTAAAAAAATGCAGGTGAATTTACTTGCAGTAGATGAAGCACATTGTATTTCGCAATGGGGATATGATTTCCGACCACCATATTTACAAATTGCATTGGTGCATGAAATAATTCCGGACACGCC is a genomic window of Bacteroidota bacterium containing:
- a CDS encoding (Fe-S)-binding protein; the encoded protein is MDVEIFIPCFIDQLFPETGFNMVKVLEKAGCTVHYNPEQTCCGQPAFNAGQWKEMDEVGKKFIKDFSTNDRVVVAPSGSCVGFVRNFYGELYDNGPFHNYYKQLRKNLYEFSEFMVDILKVEDIGGKFNAKVTYHDACAALRECKIKSAPRKLVNNIQGIELIEMDLVETCCGFGGTFAVKYEPISTSMADLKIEKALATGADYIVSTDYSCLMHLKAYADKQKLPIQVMHLADLMAKSLS
- a CDS encoding response regulator, which produces MKNIKVKLLVAFFLSIASIGVAFYFAYKSFNALENSVNALATPNQSALLFNSIIRNLSESDNNMRNYSMTESELALNNYLFHMDLVNHNLDSIVSIFNSGENNISESVDELKNMLQTKADLMYALVELKNLPGYQSIADKTMKNIASTMQDTAIAFETPELKEEDPGLKSSSSAEEINTYESEKKKLKNLFSNKDKNRTPLPPSIVLQQDTIEKDIKQSNYILDPNISIDPEMVYKILSDINKEEKNYNAQLTKQELEIMASDRIIMSKIAGLLENIQKDYLKTLSLEKLTAQNTANQSSKLIFGLTFIFFILGIVLLLVIFNDINVNIRFKNQLLFAKQQAEFSAKTKEQFLANMSHEIRTPLNAILGFTEMLNSTKSQQQHEYIHSIQTASEHLLHIVNDILDVSKIEAGKIHLQSEIFTVEKVVSEVFELMQLEAKNKHIAFLKQVDDKAGALIKGDAFRLKQILLNLVSNAIKFTSDGKVEIICKTNLRERFADFYFQVVDTGIGIAKNKLNDIFNEFSQAEAGTTRKFGGTGLGLTISKKLIEIQKGTIELDSELNKGSIFTIQLTYPIATKKEVEELMGNTNSPIEILPGINVLLIDDEKLNLQLAKIIFDKYKVQVDTYSSAADALNAMEGKQYAIGLVDLHMPVMDGYTFISTIQSQGLKNFPCIALTADAMANKALLMSEYNFDDLLLKPYSEQDLMHMISKWSKESPMEYTSPETHQKEIKKTPSQIFSLEEIQQFTNNDEVIICEIIRSFIDEHKINIEVLYNYYISGEIAGVNNIAHKMIPAFSHFRIAEAIPILKYLERVKDIATENTEELMVQLLDIAKHAFDQLEFEYAKLNKEMA
- a CDS encoding phosphoadenylyl-sulfate reductase encodes the protein MATFSEIEKQILDYKERGLSMFTTSSFQTHSTVLLHILSRIDKSIPIYFLNTGFHFPETISYKNDIAELFGLQVTDLFSNTPKSMQMNLEGRFLFTSDPDYCCYLNKIQPMEPLLENKNIWINGVRADQNSNRASFSIEEKTNKKAMRYHPMLDWTNKMIFDYIREYNIPHHSLDEKGYTSIGCEPCTRKFDINLIKDERTARWFGMNKTECGLHTELIKEK